A single window of Salvia splendens isolate huo1 chromosome 8, SspV2, whole genome shotgun sequence DNA harbors:
- the LOC121745119 gene encoding inosine-5'-monophosphate dehydrogenase 2-like, translating into MDGAQLIDDGFPATRLFNQGYSYTYDDVIFLPHYIDFPTDAVSLSTKLSRRVALAIPCVSSPMDTVTESSMATAMASLGGIGIVHYNTSTSNQASLIRQAKSHNIPFSYEIIFRSPSDSILSADEFCSAPCIFVTESGSRRSKFLGFVKKSDWDKLDDKEARVSEYMTKSSITLPTSYSFEDVAGYLAKDNTEFVPLARDNGEGVEEIVNLVTGEDVERIKGFPKLGLPSLASDGSFLVGAAVGTRESDKERLEHLVKAGINVVVLDSSQGNSIYQIEMIKHVKNKYPELDVIGGNVVTAYQAQNLIQSGVDGLRVGMGSGSICTTQEVCAVGRGQATAVYKVASIAAASSVPVIADGGISNSGHIVKALTLGASTVMMGSFLAGSNEAPGIYEYQGGRRVKKYRGMGSLEAMTKGSDSRYLGDTAKLKIAQGVVGAVADKGSVLKFIPYTMQAVKQGFQDLGASSLQSANDLLQSGVLRLEVRTGAAQVEGGIHGLVSYEKKSF; encoded by the exons ATGGACGGTGCGCAACTAATCGATGATGGATTTCCGGCCACAAGGTTGTTCAACCAGGGATACTCCTACACATACGACGACGTCATCTTCCTCCCCCACTACATCGACTTCCCCACCGACGCCGTTTCTCTCTCCACCAAGCTCAGCCGCCGTGTCGCCCTAGCTATACCTTGCGTCTCTTCTCCAATGGACACGGTCACCGAATCCTCCATGGCCACCGCCATGGCTTCACTTGGAGGCATTGGTATCGTACACTATAACACCTCCACCTCTAATCAGGCATCGCTAATTCGCCAAGCTAAATCGCATAACATACCTTTTAGCTATGAGATTATATTTAGGTCTCCGTCGGATTCAATTTTGTCCGCCGACGAGTTCTGCTCCGCTCCCTGCATTTTCGTTACCGAGTCAGGGAGCCGGAGGTCGAAATTTTTAGGTTTTGTGAAGAAATCTGATTGGGATAAATTGGATGATAAGGAAGCTAGGGTTTCTGAGTACATGACGAAGTCATCGATTACTCTCCCAACTAGTTATAGCTTTGAAGATGTTGCGGGATATTTGGCCAAGGATAACACTGAATTTGTGCCATTGGCGAGGGATAACGGGGAAGGGGTGGAGGAAATTGTTAACTTAGTTACTGGTGAAGATGTGGAGAGGATTAAGGGGTTCCCGAAGCTGGGGCTGCCGTCATTGGCGTCTGACGGGAGTTTCTTGGTGGGTGCTGCAGTGGGGACTCGAGAGTCAGACAAGGAGAGGTTGGAGCACCTGGTGAAGGCCGGGATTAATGTGGTGGTTCTTGATAGTTCTCAGGGAAATTCGATCTATCAGATTGAGATGATCAAGCAtgtgaagaacaagtatcccgAGCTGGATGTGATTGGTGGGAATGTTGTGACGGCCTATCAGGCGCAAAACTTGATTCAGTCAGGGGTGGATGGATTGAGAGTTGGTATGGGGTCGGGTTCCATTTGCACCACTCAAGAAGTATGTGCGGTTGGGCGTGGACAG GCAACAGCAGTTTATAAGGTTGCATCAATTGCGGCTGCGAGTTCTGTGCCTGTGATTGCTGATGGTGGAATATCAAACTCGGGGCACATTGTGAAAGCTTTAACCTTAGGGGCATCAACTGTGATGATGGGTAGCTTTTTAGCTGGAAGTAATGAAGCTCCTGGTATTTACGAATATCAG ggtggtcggcgagtgaAAAAATACAGAGGTATGGGATCCCTTGAAGCAATGACGAAAGGGAGTGATTCCCGATACTTAGGTGATACAGCAAAGCTTAAAATAGCTCAGGGTGTAGTTGGAGCAGTGGCTGATAAAGGGTCTGTGCTGAAGTTCATACCCTACACAATGCAAGCTGTGAAACAGGGATTCCAGGATCTTGGTGCCTCCTCCCTGCAGTCCGCTAATGACCTCCTGCAGTCCGGCGTGCTAAGGCTAGAG GTAAGAACTGGGGCAGCGCAAGTTGAAGGCGGAATCCATGGGTTGGTCTCTTATGAGAAGAAATCCttttaa
- the LOC121746185 gene encoding ALA-interacting subunit 1-like: MNASNPSSSAAGAGSADSTAPRRNSKRPKYSRFTQQELPACKPILTPKWVIGTFLLVSVIFIPIGVVSLFASQDVVEIVDRYETDCIPEPSRNDKVGFIQSNQSKTCQRTLRIPKHMKQPIYVYYQLDNFYQNHRRYVKSRSDQQLRNNGSLQETDACKPEDTTPGGAPIVPCGLIAWSLFNDTYDFTRNNQILNVNKRGISWKSDREHKFGKDVFPRNFQNGTLKGGATLNPNLTLSEQEDLIVWMRTAALPTFRKLYGKIEVDLQRDELINVTLENNYNTYSFGGKKKLVLSTTSWLGGKNDFVGIAYLTVGGLCFFLALVFLLIYLIKPRQLGDPSYLSWNRNSSGH; the protein is encoded by the exons ATGAACGCGAGTAATCCGTCGTCAAGCGCAGCAGGAGCTGGATCGGCCGATTCGACTGCGCCTAGAAGGAATTCCAAGCGACCCAAGT ATTCAAGGTTTACTCAACAGGAGCTTCCGGCGTGCAAACCGATACTTACTCCTAAATGG GTGATCGGAACATTCTTGCTTGTTAGTGTTATCTTTATTCCCATTGGTGTCGTGTCCCTCTTTGCCTCTCAAGAT GTTGTAGAAATTGTTGATCGGTATGAAACGGATTGTATTCCCGAACCTTCGAGAAATGACAAGGTTGGATTTATTCAAAGCAATCAAAGCAAAACTTGCCAAAGAACTCTCAGG ATTCCAAAGCATATGAAGCAGCCGATTTATGTATATTACCAGCTCGACAATTTCTATCAAAACCATCGGAG ATATGTGAAGAGCCGAAGTGATCAGCAGCTGAGGAATAATGGAAGTCTGCAGGAGACAGATGCCTGTAAGCCTGAGGACACCACACCTGGTGGGGCACCTATTGTTCCCTGTGGTCTTATAGCATGGAGTCTGTTTAATGATACTTATGACTTTACTCGAAATAACCAAATACTTAATGTTAACAAGAGAGGAATCTCGTGGAAGAGTGACAGGGAACACAAATTTGGTAAAGATGTATTCCCAAGAAATTTTCAGAATGGAACCCTGAAAGGTGGGGCCACTCTTAATCCAAATCTAACA TTGAGCGAGCAGGAGGACCTCATTGTTTGGATGCGAACTGCTGCACTTCCCACTTTCAGGAAATTGTATGGGAAAATAGAAGTTGATCTTCAACGTGATGAGCTCATAAACGTGACATTGGAGAATAATTACAATACTTACAGTTTCGGTGGCAAGAAGAAACTAGTTCTTTCTACCACAAGCTGGCTAGGCGGGAAGAATGATTTTGTTGGCATTGCATATCTCACTGTTGGTGGACTATGCTTTTTTCTGGCCTTGGTTTTCCTACTTATTTATCTAATTAAACCAAG GCAACTTGGAGATCCTTCTTATTTGTCGTGGAACCGGAACTCGAGCGGTCACTAA